TAAAGAATATCCTGGTCTTGATATTTTTTCCAGTTTAATTTTGTCTGTGAATTTTACTCTATTTATTTGTTAATGAATTATTCTCTAAATAGTCTTGAACGGCGTTCTTAAGGGTTGTTTCAACCTTTGACAAGACTTCTTCATCTTTATCCGTATCTTTCTTGAAAATATTTTGCACTTGGAATCCTCCAACGTAAATTGACAGAATTACTTCATTTTTAGTTTCATCCATCTCAAATTCCAAACCATACTTTTTTGCTGTTTGATCCACTGTTAATCACCTTCCTATTTGGTTTCAGGAAGGTACTTGCATATTAATGATAAATAAGGACATGAAAAATTAAATTTTCCTCGCTAAATGCTTTCTCAAGATATCTCTAGTTAGAAGTCATCTGCTTTTAGGGGAATTGCTTTAGCCTTGCCAGTGTGAAATCAGCAAAATTAATGGTAATCTACCCCGAAAAAAGGGATTATCACCTGTAAAAGACAGAGGTTTTACGAACATAAGAGTATAGGAAAGGTGTTTCCTATGAATCATTGAACATTGGGCAGCTTTAACGGCTGTCCTTTTTTATTTAAAAAAAGGGGTGTGTCTAATGAAGTTAAATGATTATCGTTATATTAGGCTTGTAAGGCAGATACGAGGATTAACGATAGTGAAGTTTGCTGATGTTATGCGTGTGGATGAAAAGACATTAAGGCTATTGGAGAAGGGACAGTTAAATTTCTCGCCACTTTACAAGGCTAGGTTTGCAGATGCTTGTAAGCTGCTGAAAGTGTCGGAGGTTGAATTATTGTCTATACGGTTCTTAATTGCAGAAAGGGATGGAAAGCGAAATGATTAAAGTTGACAGGAAAGCACTGGATAAGACTATCGACAGTATGAATCTTTTCCCTGAAACAAAGAAGGCAGTGGCTGAGTATAAGGAAAATGCAAATCTGCTGGACCAAAGGGAAACTATGCTTAAAGAACAGATGGCAGTTATTCAAAAGAAACATACGGAAAACCTAATGAATCAGCAAGTCATTACCGATATTTCGGAACTCATATATCTAAAGAAACAGGCAAAGGAATTAGTGTATGAAACTAACGTTATAAATAGCCTACTGGAAGAACTGTCAGAAGAACGGACTGCAGTAAAGCTAAAGTATGTCCCTATCTTTCAGCAGGCTATAGAAGATGACAGGAGAAGCCGCCCTGATTATCACGTTAATCAAATGGTTGAGTTAATACGGTGGGAACTTGTCAAAGCCGTGGCAGACCTCTCCCAGGCTATGCAGACACAGCAAAAAGAAGTCAGTGCCATTCATGAGGTAATGAATGATCCTACCGTTAAAGTACAGTACCCTCGTATTGAATACATGCTTAATACCAAAGTACAGCCTGTTTATTCTGAAAGCTTCGATACTGTACTTTCTCGTTATCACATGTTTGCAGCTCGTGATGGACAGATTCCATCCGACATTAAGCGGCCAATGAAGGAAGGTAAATAAGCTTGCAATTCACACCAGAATTTGTTGAGTCAGTCGCTAAAGGCGAAAGCTTGGAAGAAGTAGATAAACTGCCTTTCATGGCTAGAATGGCGTTAGGAATTGCTGTGCGACAATTTGAAGAATCCCAGGGAAAGAATCGGGATAAAGTGAATTTAGATGATAATAAGATAGCAGAGTTTCTGAAGCAACAGAACAAATAACAGTCGGCAGGATTATCCCTGTCGGCTTTTTCTATTTAAGGGGTGAAGTAAGATGATTGAATTGAAGTACGTTAAAGAAAACAGACCGTTTCAACGATTCCTTGACAAGCATTATACAGGCAAATTAGTACCTGTAGACCGTTATTTAAATGGCAAAGCAACTATAAAGTTCTTCTGCTTTGGTTGCTATCAGGAGTTTTATGCAAAGCCAGGCTATCTGATTAACATAGAGTCTCAAAGGCATAGGTGTAAT
This window of the Mesobacillus jeotgali genome carries:
- a CDS encoding helix-turn-helix domain-containing protein; protein product: MIELKYVKENRPFQRFLDKHYTGKLVPVDRYLNGKATIKFFCFGCYQEFYAKPGYLINIESQRHRCNGKYESLSQPQLATISKPKMSDADKDLIISLHKQGFSMGKIAKQIGVSKDVVKYQIRKKKGKAK
- a CDS encoding helix-turn-helix domain-containing protein produces the protein MKLNDYRYIRLVRQIRGLTIVKFADVMRVDEKTLRLLEKGQLNFSPLYKARFADACKLLKVSEVELLSIRFLIAERDGKRND